The genomic stretch GGCTTGTCGACGAGCGGGCCTTCGCCGCCACGACGGAGCGCCGCGCCATGTGGGCCGACGTCGTCCGCGTCGCCGCGTACACCGGCCTCCGCTTCGGCGAGCTCCGAGCGCTGCGCTGGCGCGACGTCAACTTCAGCGGCGAGTCGATCGTCGTCCGCCGCAACGCGCCCACCTCCGCTCCCGGCGGCACCGCGCCAAAGGCACCCAAGTCGGGCAAGGGCCGCTCCGTCCCGCTCATCCCCCAGGCCATCGCCGCGCTCGACCGCCTCAGCGAGGCCGGCTACCCCACCGGTCCCGACGACCTCGTCTTCCCCACCCGCGGCGAAGGCATGCTTGACGCCGGTCGCGTCCGCAACGCCTTCTACCGCGGCCTACGCGACGCCGGCCTCGGCCATCTCCGCGACAAGACCAACCCCATGACCTTCCATGACCTGCGCCACACGTTCGGCACGATCGCGGTGCGCGTCTTCCCTGTGAGCGACGTCCAGGCGATGCTCGGCCATGCGGACATCCAGACCACGATGCGCTATGTGCACAGCGTGCCCCGGACGGATGCGGCGAAGCGGCTGGCGATGGCGTTCAGCGAGGACCTGGGCACAGCGCCGCTGCAGCTCCCGACTTGACGCCGCTAGCGGTAATCGCGCAAAGCGACAGCGACTGGAATTGCCGCTGGGCATGGAAAGCGGCAGCGGACTGCGCCTCGGGCTCGGCCACGCCGGGACGCTGGGCTGACGGATCTTGCAGACCCCCGCCTTCCGGCGGCAACGAATGGGCGGGGCGGCGCGTCAGGATGGTCGCTTGGATACGTTGCCGCCGTGACGCTTACGGCCACATGGTTTCGCAATCGCGGCTCTATGGATGAGTTGGTATTTGCCAGTGACAGCCGCCTGAGCGGCGGGCAGCGTTGGGATGGCTGCCCCAAGATCTTGACGTTGCCGCGAAGCGACGCGCTGATGAGTTTCGCGGGTGAGACACAGGCCGCGTACCCGATGATGCTCCAGTTGGCGAACTCCATCGCCTTCTATCCGCCATCGCAGGAGCGCCGGCTCGACCTCGCGCATCTCGGTGGTCACTCGCTGCGGTTGTTCAACCAAATGCGCGGGCTGATTGACGGCCCCTTCGCAGTCGGCCAGACGGAGCCGGATCCTCCCCGAGCGGTCTTCCTTCTCGGTGGGTACTCATGGCGATACCGGGCGTTCTTCACATGGAAGCTTGAGTTCGCAGAGGGCGAGTTTCGATACAGACGCGTTGTCCGGGGCCGGCAATCCGAGCGTGGATGGCACTTCCACTTCGCCGGGGACACCGACGCCGTCGAGCTCGCTCGAAATCGCCTGTTTGAGCTCCTACGAGCGCCTGGCAGAGAACGCGTTCAAGCCGACGGTCTAGACATGGAGCCATTCGAGGTCCTGCGTGACGTGATCCGCGAAGCGCGATTCGATTCCGTCGGTGGTCCGCCGCAGGTGGCGAAGGTGTACCGACATCTCAATACGCAGTTCTTCGCTGTCGAATGGCAGAACGTTGCGACCATCGCTGGCCGGCCGGCCTTAAGTTATGAACAGGCGTTCATTCCGCGACTCGACGCCGATCGGCCAGACCTGCAGCCGCGGCCACCCGAGCGTCTCGAAGAGCCGTTGCCCGGCGAAACAGAACCAACGGCCGACGAAACCGTCGAGTGACGATGGTCTCGCCACGATCTCGTCGGAAGGTCGGTCGACTATCGCATCGGACGACGACCGGCAGCGAGGCACTTCGCGGTCAGAGGCCGAGCGTTGCCTCGACTGGGATCATCGCCGCTCGGCGGGCGTGGACGGTGTCGAAGATCTCGGTGCTGTCGATGCCCTGGAGATAGATCGAGGTGATCCCGAGGTTGGTGTGCCCGAGTTGGCGTTGGATGACGATCAGCGGCACGCCCTCGCGGCCCATCTCGACGGCGTGAGCGTGACGGAGCTGATGTGGCGAAGCGCTTGCGGACACCGGCGCGCGCGGCGGCGTGGCGCAGCTCGGTGCGTGCGGTGCCGGCTGACCATTCGCGTCCCCGCGTCGGCCCGGTGGTGATGCACAGCAGCGGCCCGACCGGTAGGTCCACGCGCGCGGTGAGCCATGGCTGGAGTTGTTCCCAGGCCCAGTCGTCCATGCCCACTTCGCGCCGACGCCCACCTTCCGGCGGCGCACAAGCAGCGAGCCGCGCCGCTGATCGAGCCGATTCACTCAATGCGAGCGCCTCGTGGATGCGTAGGCCGGCGCGCCACAGCACGACGATGAGTGCGCGCAGCCGTGCTCCGTAGATGCCGGTGCCGGCCTGTCGCATGACCGCGACGATCTCGGCCACGCTCGGCGGGTCGGCCGGGTGGCGCTGGCCCTTGTTGCGCGGCGAGCGGGGGCGGCCGGCGGGATCAGACAAACATCGGACATGACGCTTCCTTGGGGTGGAAGCGTCGAGCCTCGCGTAGCCCGCTCGCGCGGTATCTGCGTGCGCCGTTGCCCGGCATGGAGAGGGGCGGCGCGGCGATGGCCGGGGAGCCGCCGCGCCGTTCGAGACAATGGGTTCAGAGATGAACCTCGATCAGGCGCTCACTCAGTACGACCGCACCGACGCGAACCTTCGCGCGCTGGAGGAGGTCGTCACGCGCTTGGAGGAGATGATCCCCGAGGGCATCGTCTTCTCTGCGGGCTCGCCGGAAGGTCGGGAGCATGACGAGCTCCGGCGGCGCTTTGCGGAGCTCATCGAGGCGCTTCCGGCGCTTAACGGCTTCCGTATCCAGGCCGAGCCCCTCGCGCTTGACGATGTGGCGCAGTGGCGCATGGACGCCTTCGAGGCGAGCATCCCGGAGTCGCTCGTAGACCTCGCTCAGCAGATCGCCGCGCCGCGCGCCGAGGTCGCTGACTACCGCCATCGCTTCGAGCGTCTACGGCGTGACCTGAGCCGGCGGCGGATCACGGAGCTAATCGACGAGATTGCCGCGACGCTTGCGCGAATCAAAGCTCGCAACCCGCAGGAGCAAGGGAGCGTCAGCGGCGACGATGAATGGCCTGTGCTGCGCGAAGCGGCCAAACAATTGCGCCGCCTGGTTGGGGACACCGCCTCCGCAGGTGACTGGTCGGCGCTATTCCGCCACCTGTCCTTCGGCGAGGCGGTAGATCTACGTGACATTGTCGCGCGTGACTGGCCGTCGGTCCGCGCCGCCGTGGAGGCCAGCATGTACGCCGAGGGGGAGCCGCTGCCCGTCGAGGTTGAGGACCTGGGGTCGCTCGTCGCGCAGCAGCCCTCCGGGCCGGTCAGCACGGCGTTGGCGTGGGACGCACTTGACTCCGAGGGCTTCGAGCGGCTCATCTTCAACCTTCTCCGGGACGCGCCGAGCTACCACAACGCCCAGTGGTTGACGGCCACCAACGCGCCCGACCGCGGTCGTGACCTCTCGGTTGAACGCGACGTGCCGGACTCGCTGGGCACCGGGCGTCGCCAAAGGGTCATGGTGCAGTGCAAGCATTGGCGGTCACGCTCGATTCGGCCCACGGATGCTGCGGAAGCGGTCACCCAGGCGCAGACTTGGAGTCCGCCCTTCGACGCCGTGATCATCGCCACCAGCGGCCGCTTCACCGCCGACGCCGTCACCTGGGTGGAGGGCCACAATGCGCGAAATCGGCTACAAGTCGACATGTGGCCGGAGAGCCACTTGGAGATGCTGTTGGCAGAGCGTCCGTGGCTTGTGGAGCAGATGGGTCTACGGGCCACTTTAGGATGACCACGACCGGCCGAAGAAGCTCACCGCAGCGCGCGCCGCACCGCCGCCTCGCCGGCGAGCCCACCTTGTTTTCGCAGGCTCGATCGGACAACGCGTCCGCGACTCCGACGCTGTCGCAGTCGGCGTAGATCGGCACCTCCGGCTGCTAGCCGCGGACAGAGCAGCCGACCCCTGGGTAGGACATCCACGGGCCAAATGCTGGAGGCGCGTCGATGCTCATGAGCTCCGCGGTCGGCGACGGCCGAAGGAAGAGCTGCCTCGGGAGCGAAGAGCGCTGGCATGCCCGCTGTCCGCGCATACACGACCGCTGTCGTCAGCGAGGACGGCGCCCTTCAGGCCGAGATCCTGTCGGTCCCTCGCTTCTTTCAGCGAGACCAATCAGTCGACCCCTTCGCTGCGCTGGCGTCCGATCTCCACGTCGAGCGCGCTGCCCCAGTCTCGGAACAGTCTCTGGCGAGCCTGCTGGAGCAAATCGCGTACGAGACGTCCGCAGCCCGGCGCGCAGGGCCGAACGCGGTTTCCGAACTCGTGCAGGCGATCACGTCTGAGCCCGTCGTCGTCGTCGAACAATCGCCCGCGCTCGGCAAGAGCCTCATGGCGCTCGCCAGTCAGGGCGGCCCCGGCTACATCCTCGTAGCGGAGGGCAAGCCGTTCCTTGCCCTTGCGGTCGAGGCCAGCCTCGTGGTCGTGTGGTTCATTGCCGGCCCCATCCAGGGCGCGCGTGAAGGCCTGCGCGAGGCAACGCACGACGCAACAAGAACCGTGGCCACCGAGATGATCGAGAGAGCACTTAGGGAACGGTTCTCCCGTCGCCGTCGGCGCGATGCGTAGCACCTATCGAACTGTCGACCCGTCCTCTCCGCCGCTACCGCTTTGGACGGAGGGTGTCGCGGAAACTCGCGAGTCTGTCCGGTGCGGCGGCGGTGAGGGTGGCGGTCGGCGCGACTTCGGTGAGTGCCAATCGGCCCGGACGGCCGATGATGTCGCTGATCGGCGTGCGCGGCGGTTCAGGCGGCCGCGAGGTGGTGTTGGTGGAGCTTGAGGAGGTTGTGGGTGGCCGTCAGCAGCCGCCATTCGGATCTGACGGCGGACCGGCCGCGGCGGGAGAACTGGCGG from Capillimicrobium parvum encodes the following:
- a CDS encoding site-specific integrase, translated to MNRLDQRRGSLLVRRRKVGVGAKWAWTTGPGNNSSHGSPRAWTYRSGRCCASPPGRRGDANGQPAPHAPSCATPPRAPVSASASPHQLRHAHAVEMGREGVPLIVIQRQLGHTNLGITSIYLQGIDSTEIFDTVHARRAAMIPVEATLGL
- a CDS encoding restriction endonuclease → MNLDQALTQYDRTDANLRALEEVVTRLEEMIPEGIVFSAGSPEGREHDELRRRFAELIEALPALNGFRIQAEPLALDDVAQWRMDAFEASIPESLVDLAQQIAAPRAEVADYRHRFERLRRDLSRRRITELIDEIAATLARIKARNPQEQGSVSGDDEWPVLREAAKQLRRLVGDTASAGDWSALFRHLSFGEAVDLRDIVARDWPSVRAAVEASMYAEGEPLPVEVEDLGSLVAQQPSGPVSTALAWDALDSEGFERLIFNLLRDAPSYHNAQWLTATNAPDRGRDLSVERDVPDSLGTGRRQRVMVQCKHWRSRSIRPTDAAEAVTQAQTWSPPFDAVIIATSGRFTADAVTWVEGHNARNRLQVDMWPESHLEMLLAERPWLVEQMGLRATLG